A window of Sutcliffiella cohnii contains these coding sequences:
- a CDS encoding glycoside hydrolase family 1 protein has product MSVSNKRFPEGFLWGGATAANQIEGGFDEGNKGLNIADVLPGGKGRLKVVNEPGFNYEIDHEKHRYPNHEAIDFYHRYKEDIALFAEMGFKVFRMSIAWTRIFPNGTELEPNEEGLAFYDRVFDELHKHGIEPVVTISHYEMPVNLTKEYGGWRSRDVIAFFERYARAILNRYKDKVKYWMTFNEINSAMHFPIMSMGFTTKEGEHHYQAIFQAFHHQFVASSLAVKACREIIPDAEIGCMILAAPVYSYDSNPENVMHALQKEQMFNYFCADVHVRGEYPAYAQRFFKEHDVKLELHDGDIELIKEFTVDYIGFSYYMSITEKKDKKPEEIIAGNVLEGVKNPFLQASDWGWEIDPTGLRIILNKLYYRYQVPLFVVENGLGANDKVEEDGSINDDYRIDYLRSHVEAMAEAIEDGVDLMGYTSWGCIDLVSMSTGEYSKRYGFIYVDKHDDGSGTLERKKKKSFHWYKKVIASNGENL; this is encoded by the coding sequence ATGAGCGTTAGTAACAAAAGATTTCCGGAAGGTTTTTTATGGGGCGGTGCAACAGCTGCGAACCAAATAGAAGGTGGTTTTGATGAAGGAAATAAAGGTCTAAACATTGCGGACGTTCTTCCTGGCGGGAAAGGAAGACTAAAAGTAGTTAATGAACCTGGCTTTAATTATGAAATCGACCATGAAAAACACCGTTATCCAAACCACGAAGCTATAGATTTTTACCACCGTTATAAAGAAGATATTGCACTATTTGCAGAAATGGGATTTAAAGTGTTCCGTATGTCGATTGCATGGACAAGAATTTTTCCTAATGGAACCGAGCTAGAACCAAATGAAGAAGGGCTTGCATTTTATGACCGTGTTTTTGATGAATTACATAAGCATGGCATTGAACCGGTTGTCACCATTTCTCACTATGAAATGCCGGTAAATTTAACGAAAGAATATGGTGGATGGAGAAGTCGCGATGTAATAGCGTTTTTCGAACGATATGCGAGGGCAATTTTAAACCGTTATAAAGATAAAGTGAAATATTGGATGACGTTTAACGAAATCAACAGTGCGATGCATTTTCCGATTATGAGTATGGGCTTCACCACAAAAGAGGGAGAACATCATTATCAAGCAATTTTTCAAGCGTTTCATCACCAGTTTGTTGCGAGCAGCCTTGCGGTTAAAGCGTGCCGAGAAATCATTCCGGATGCAGAAATCGGCTGTATGATCCTTGCAGCTCCTGTTTATTCGTACGACAGCAACCCAGAAAACGTCATGCATGCGTTGCAAAAAGAGCAAATGTTTAACTATTTTTGTGCAGATGTTCACGTCCGAGGAGAGTATCCAGCTTATGCACAACGTTTCTTCAAAGAACACGATGTGAAATTGGAACTTCATGATGGAGATATAGAGCTAATAAAAGAATTTACAGTTGATTACATTGGGTTTAGCTATTATATGAGCATCACCGAAAAGAAAGACAAAAAACCAGAAGAAATCATCGCTGGTAACGTGCTAGAAGGGGTGAAAAATCCATTCTTACAGGCGAGTGACTGGGGATGGGAAATTGACCCAACAGGATTACGCATTATTTTAAACAAACTATACTATCGTTACCAAGTTCCTCTTTTCGTTGTAGAAAACGGGTTAGGTGCTAACGATAAAGTCGAAGAAGATGGCTCGATCAACGACGATTACCGTATTGATTACTTGCGTAGCCATGTGGAAGCTATGGCTGAAGCAATCGAAGACGGCGTCGACTTAATGGGGTACACAAGCTGGGGCTGTATCGACTTAGTGAGCATGTCAACAGGTGAATACTCGAAACGTTACGGCTTCATTTACGTCGACAAGCATGACGACGGAAGTGGTACACTCGAGCGCAAAAAGAAAAAATCATTCCACTGGTACAAAAAAGTGATCGCAAGCAACGGAGAAAACCTATAA